The DNA segment GAACGTTTTTGTATATACCAACCCTGAAACAAAGGGACAAAAGTATCTACTAAAGCATTTTTTGCACCAAGATAATATACTAATCCTTTGCCTGATTCACTAGCATATTGTGTATGTATTCGTTTTGCATACTTACTTCCTGATGCATTAATAGTGGCATCTACGACTATGTCTAAATAAATGGGTTTGTCATCATCAGATGAATAAAATCTTAATATAACATCTTTGTCTGAGTACTCTGAAGTCATATCTATGATATAGGCTCTTTTTCTAAGGTCGTATTCTGCAATTGAACTACTTGTAGTTCTGGTTTTTGATAAAGTGAAATCAGATGGTGGACCAAGTAAGTATTCAGGGATAGATGATTTTTGTAAGGTACCATAGCCATTTGTAGTAACAAAATAATCAGATTTATTTAGTCTGGAACTTGACATACTACTTGTAAGTCTGCTTTTTATTTGACTAAAAATATTAGAAATACTACTAGAATCGTCATTTAAAATTTTGGTAAGTATTTTACTATAAGCTTGTTCA comes from the Borrelia hispanica CRI genome and includes:
- a CDS encoding DUF685 domain-containing protein — translated: MSSEEQILIDNEEYIQINKLNKIGDIKDQHLMLIDDGVSSCHAITYANFFEKTRDKIFKNDGLEYFKEVIKSTIATELVNDKNFIEQAYSKILTKILNDDSSSISNIFSQIKSRLTSSMSSSRLNKSDYFVTTNGYGTLQKSSIPEYLLGPPSDFTLSKTRTTSSSIAEYDLRKRAYIIDMTSEYSDKDVILRFYSSDDDKPIYLDIVVDATINASGSKYAKRIHTQYASESGKGLVYYLGAKNALVDTFVPLFQGWYIQKRS